One Plectropomus leopardus isolate mb unplaced genomic scaffold, YSFRI_Pleo_2.0 unplaced_scaffold16869, whole genome shotgun sequence genomic region harbors:
- the LOC121964714 gene encoding tropomodulin-4-like: MRAQSRTSRRIRYQIFLSCIHSDCLPVFAAILGMYTLMSNKQYYDALGTTGTIANTEGINSVVKPDPFKIFPDEPPNSTNVEETLERIHNNDSSLTEVNLNNIKDIPIPTLKEIFEAMKGNSHVEFLSIAATRSNDPVAYACAEMLQENTSLQSLNVESNFITSDGMMAIIKAMASNATLVELKIDNQV; this comes from the exons ATGAGAGCTCAGTCCAGGACGAGCCGGAGGATCAGATATCAGATATTTTTGTCTTGTATTCACAGTGATTGTCTTCCTGTGTTTGCAGCTATCCTTGGCATGTACACACTGATGAGCAACAAGCAGTACTACGATGCTCTGGGCACCACGGGAACCATCGCCAACACGGAGGGCATCAACA GTGTAGTGAAACCAGATCCATTTAAGATTTTCCCAGACGAACCGCCGAATTCCACCAACGTGGAAGAAACTCTGGAGAGGATCCACAACAACGACAGCAGCCTGACGGAGGTCAACCTCAACAACATCAAG gacatTCCCATCCCAACTCTGAAAGAGATCTTTGAGGCGATGAAGGGAAACTCTCACGTGGAGTTTCTGAGTATCGCTGCGACACGTAGCAACGACCCTGTGGCTTAC GCGTGTGCTGAGATGCTGCAGGAAAACACCAGCTTGCAGAGTCTTAATGTTGAGTCCAACTTCATCACTTCAGACGGCATGATGGCGATCATCAAAGCGATGGCCAGCAACGCCACGCTGGTGGAGCTCAAGATCGACAACCAGGTCTGA